TTTATGTACTTTTAAATAGGGAAACGGATGTTGCAGACTATAGTAACCGAGGTGATCCCCAAAAGGTCCTTCAGGTTTTAAATTATCCTTGACCACCGTGCCTGTGATGCAAAAATCAAGATCAGATGGTACAAAATAGCCATCCTCCCAGATATAGCGATATGACCTGTTTCCCAATAAACCGGTAAACAGGATTTCACTCAGGGCTTCCGGCAATGGGAATATCGATCCCAGAGTATGGGAGGGTGGGCCGCCTATTCCAATACTAACTTTAAACTCCTCCTCGGATTGGTTATATGCCTGATGGTGGATACCAATCCCGCGATGGATCTGATAATGCAAGCCAACTTCCTGATCGAATAAGTAATTGTTTCCGGCAAGCTGAATGCGGTACATTCCTATGTTGGCCTGTTTGAGGTCTTTTATATTTGGGGGAAAACTAATTACTTGTGGAAGCGTAACAAAAGCTCCGCCGTCCATGGGCCAGGATTTTATGAGTGGTAGTTTTTGGATGCTTGTTTGATTTTTTAATATTTCGGGTTTTAGCCAAGATTTTCTTGGTAATCCATTTAATGCAAAGGGGATGGTTTTTAAAGATTTTATGGGAGATTTTACGATTTCGGCAGGATTCAATTTTATCTTGATCAGTTGTTCCATCTTTCGGAGAACTTCTCTGAAAATGTATTCTGACCTTTGGAAGGTCCCAAACAAATTGGAGATAGCTTCAAATGGACTGGCTTTTACTTTTTCAAAGTGGATGACCGGACCTTTTTTCGCATAAATCCTTCGATGGATGGATGCCATCTCAAGATTCGGATCAGTTTCAAATGGAATTTTCAGGACTTCTCCTTTTTGTTCGAGATCCTTGATGCATTCTCTCAGCTTTCGATAGGACATGGCGGCCAGATTTTGTCAACTGACTAACAACAAAGCAGCCATAGGGTTATGAAATCAGGTCAATCAATCTCTGGATGAGCCATTACGGGCACATTGTCTGAAATTAACTGTATGCCTTTTTATCAGAGCTATTGGAAATCTTCTTTAAATTGGAAGTTTAGACAGAAAAGCTTTCGCCACATCCGCAGGTTCTGGAAGCGTTGGGATTGGTGAAATAAAAACCCTTGCCATCCAGGCCTCCTGAAAATTCGAGGGTGGAATCAAATAAGTAGAGGAAGCTTTTGAGATCGGTCACCACCTTGACCCCTTTGTCTTCAAAAATCTGATCATTGGGTTGAATGGTATCGTCAAACTCCATGTTGTAACTTAGGCCACTGCAACCGCCACTGGTGACGGAAACCCTTATAAAATGCTGCATGTCCAGATTTTCAGAAAGCCTGATCTGGTTGATTTTTTCAAGTGCAGAATCAGCTACGTGAATCATAATTTTAAACCAATGAATGAAGGAATCAATGTTTGGACTGATAGTCTTTAATGGCAGATTTGATGGCGTCTTCCGCCAAAACGGAGCAATGTATTTTGACTGGAGGAAGCGCCAGTTCTTCGACGATTTCCATGTTGTCAATTTTCAAAGCATCTTCCAGACTTTTTCCTTTAAGCCACTCGGTGGCCAGGGAAGAAGAAGCAATGGCGGATCCGCATCCAAATGTTTTAAACTTTGCGTCTTCGATGGTATGCGTTTCCGGATTGACTTTGATTTGGAGTCTCATGACATCACCACATTCAGGGGCGCCTACCAGACCGGTGCCGACGTTGGGGTCATTTTTGTCCAAAGTACCCACATTTTTTGGGTTTTTGAAGTGGTTGAGAACTTTTTCTGAGTATGCCATATTTCTGTTTTTAAAATAAAACCAAATGTATCATTAATGGGAGGACCAAACAACTGAGTTGAGGTCAACACCTTCTTTGTACATCTCCCAAATGGGAGATAAATCCCTCATGTGATTCACACCTTTGACAATGGATTCGAGGGCGAAATCCACATCTTCTTCAGTGGTAAATCTTCCCAAACTAAATCTCAGGGAAGAATGTGCCAAATCATCACCAAGACCCAACGCAACTAAGACATAAGAGGGTTCAAGTGAAGCCGATGTGCAGGCAGAACCTGAGGAAAGGGCAATGTCCTGATTAAAGGTCATCATTAGTCCTTCGCCTTCCACGTGTTTGAAAGAGATATTGGTGACATGAGGCATTCTGTGTTCCGTATTACCATTTACATAAACTTCTTCCAGCTTGTTTTTAAACCCAGCCTCTAATTTATCTCTCAATTTTGAGAGTCTAAGCGCCTCGTCGATCATTTCAGATTTGGCGATGGCCGCAGCTTTGCCAAATCCTACAATTCCCGGAACATTGAGCGTGCCGCTCCGCATGCCCCTTTCATGCCCGCCTCCATCCATCTGAGCGGTAACTTTGACTCTGGGTTCTTTGCGGGATACATATAAAGCGCCTACTCCTTTTGGTCCATACATCTTGTGTGCGGAGAAGGCCATCAGGTGGACACCATTTTCTCTTGGGTTGATGGGGATTTTGCCCACTGCCTGGGTAGCATCTGACATAAACAGGATGCCATGTCTGGCACATATTTCACCGATGGCTTTCATTGGCTGGATAACTCCGGTCTCATTATTTGCCCACATGACTGAGACCAGGATGGTGTTTTTCTGAATGGCTTTTTCAAGCTTTTCCAAATCCACCAGACCATCTGATTCTACCTCCAAATAAGTCACCTGAGCACCCTTTTTCTCCAATGATTTGCAAGTATCCAATACAGCTTTGTGCTCTGTTTTGAGAGTGATGATGTGATTGCCTTTCCGGCTGTACATTTCAAATACCCCTTTAATGGCCAAATTATCAGACTCTGTTGCTCCTGAGGTGAAGATAATTTCTTTCTCATCTGCGCCAATAAGGTCCGCCACCTGAGCTCTGGCCTGGTCCACAGCATCCTCAGCTTCCCAACCAAAAGGATGGCTCCTGCTGGCTGCATTCCCAAAATGTTCAGTAAAATAGGGGAGCATCGCATCCACTACACGGGGGTCGCAGGGGGTGGTGGCATTATGATCGAGATAAACTTTTCTCATTGGCAAAATAGAATTGTTTGGGATACCTAACATTTTTTGAAGGTACAAAGTTCAACAATTTATTGGTGAATTTGAAGTGAATTTTATAAAATGGTGATTTTCGTCATCCTTGAAGTTGATAAAAGTCAATTTTATTTCAAAAATCTACAGCAATCGTGAGTAGAAATCAATATATATTAAAAATTAATTTTATATATAATATATTATATTACATGTAAATTATAAATATTGATGAGAATATTTTTGCCGTTTAAGTATTAAAAATTTAATTGAGGATATGATCTTAACCCATTAGTTTTCAATGGTCTATGGCAATTCAATTGGGTAACCATTTCTTGATTCAAACCGCAATTGTATTGTAACTGAGCCATGCTTTACTTCTGGAAGCCTACTGATTTCGACATAACAATCGTTGATAAATAAATTGTTTTAATTGTGATCCTATAATTGGAAAGGGATTACAGGACTGTGTTAAAGTTACATTTTTTACTTCTTCACCCTCATTGATGAAATGGATATTGTCTTGTCCTGCTATTATACAAAGGTAAATATCGTTCACGGCAGAACCGATTCTATTGCCTTCCCAGTTCATACTACCTTCTTTTATGCTACTAAGGTGGAATTTGATCTTACTCTTATCATCCAGTGGATAAGAGGCAAGTCCAAAACCCAATTGTGATCAAAAATCGTTTTCGACCTGGCCGTATTAATACAATATTTTAGCAGTCCCTTGAGGTATTTCACCAATTAAATTTTCGATTTTAAATTGGCATCCATCCAGGCTCATTTTCGATGGGTAATTTTGAGACACGCAGCCATTGTTTTGATAGGGTAGAGAGGATGACATTAGCGTTTTTAAATGATTCAGGTTTAGATAAGAAAAAGTTACTGCAATTCATCCAATCGAAGTAAAAAATCAGACTTTTAGGGGAGCAGGAAATTTGTTCCGCTCATCAACCATATGGGATTTGGTCTGTAGAAAGGTTATTTTCTGGTGCGGATAGACGAAGCTGCCTGTGACGATTAAAATTGGATTCCTTGTACTTTTTCAAAGTCAGTAAAAGTCTCAGGTTGATTTTCTCATTTGCTGATTGGGATACTCAAGGACATGGTAAACAGCATTCACTTTAAAATACAATTCATTGTCACTCGTTGCGCTAGATTTTACAGAGCAAGTTGGTCCATTGCTGTCGCAGTCTATTTTGACAATTATTTGGGGAGTTTTTTCAGGGTTCATGATTTTTAAAAATTTACATTGTAAAATGGTTTCAAGTTTTAATTTAATTGAGAATTTTTTTTCCAGTAGTTCATGAAGGATCAGTAATTGGATGGCGCCGGGAGTAACTGGATGTCCAGGAAAATGACCGGTGTAAACTATATGGTCTCGATTTAGTTCAATTTTAGCAAGAAATCCATTTTGAGTTTCAGAAATTGAAATTATTTTATAAAAATCATTTGCGAGTTTCATCTTATGAGTCAATAGATTCCAATAATATAAGACCAAGATTTTCCGGGATTAAATTGTTGCAGATTAGAATTCTTTTGATCATTGGATACTTTTGTTGCGATAAAATATCTACTGCATAACTTAAGGCAAAGCCAGAATTGGTAAGATAGACACCGGAAAATTTTTGAAAGTCCATTAATTTACTTTTTTCAAACAATGAGTTTACACCCACAATTGTATTTTCTTTGCTATTCGAATAGAGTACCAGGTCAATGCTTTCAGGTGAGCAATCATTATTTCGTAAAAAATCTGAGATTGGATTAAGAATAGAGTTGTTCAATACGAAGCTGGCAACATCCACTATCCTGGTATCAGAAGGAGCGTTTGATTTATTTGCCAGAATAAAAAATGAGGCCCCTGAAGTTGAAAGACAATCATTGAGATCCAGTCTTTTTTCAATATTGTACAAATTGGCTTCTATTTCATCTGCAGCCCCCACCAATGCAGTGCTCGAGCCTTCACTGATATACAATGCGGCATCCATGAGGGCCTGTTCAAAGGAAACATTGTTTTGGGTATGCGTCATATTATAGCTATTGTTTCCCAATATTAGGGAAAGCTGGCCAGCAATGGTATTGTGTGTAGAAGAGATGAAAGAGGTAGGAGACAAGGGACCACCTTCTGCATTTATAATTTTTTCGAGAAATTGTTTTGTATGAGTACAGCAACCCATGCTAGTACCAATGATAATGGCCTCTGGCTGCTGCTTTTCAGAAGACAGAAGACAGTCGATAGCACAGGCAACTGACATTTTTAAAACATTGCTCATTCTTCTTCTTTCCATGGGTGAAATAAATTCGCTATAGTCCGGATGTAGGAGAACACTGGAATGATCCAGTTCTTTGATCAATGCAGAAAAGCCTTTGTTTCGAAAGCTGGGCTGATGAGAAATGGTAGAAGCGGAAAGTATGTACATTCCTTAGATTTTACTGAATATTAGACTTGTACAATTACCTCCAAAACCAAATGAATTGGAGAGAACATGCTCAATGTTTGCATGGTTCTGAAATATGGAACAAGGAGCCATTCCGGTTTCTTTCATTGGTGTAGTATAATGGAGATTTGGGGGAATGACTTGTGTGTTAAGAGCAAGAACACTATACACGGCTTCAATTGCACCTGCTGCTGCTAAGGTATGACCTGTAAACCCTTTGGTTGAGCTAAAAGGCGGAATATTGTCTTCAAATACCGCTTTAATGGCCATTGATTCGGATAAATCATTGTTTTCTGTTCCTGTGCCATGAGCATTGATGTAATTTATTTTTTCCGGTGTGATTTTTGCTTTTATTAAAGCTTTGCTCATGGAAAGCACAGCACCTTGGCCATTGGGAGAGCTTGCAGTTTGATGATAGGCATCTGTTGAGTTGTTCCATCCAGACAGAATACAAAGAGGCGTATTGCCGGTGACCGAAACACTGTGCTCGTTTTCAATCACCAGAAAAGCAGCGCCTTCCCCCAGATTTAGTCCTTTTCTATTTTCATCAAAAGGCTTACAGATGCTTTCATCATAGATTTTCAGTGAATTGAAACCATTGATGTTAAATAGTGTAAGCGGGTCGCATCCACCTACGATCACTCTGTCAAGCTTTTTTCCTTCCACCATTCTTGCTCCGAGCATAATTGAATTAGCACCAGAGGAGCAAGCTGTTGAAATGGTTCCAATGTAACCAGAAATTCCTAATTCTCGGGCCACTTTTTCTGTGGTACCACCATTTTCAAATATCTGTTTGGTGTATGAATCTGATTGATTGTATTTTTTTGATTGTATATAATATTCCTCCATTTTATCGAGTCCACCGACAGAAGTTGCAGAAATCAGTCCTGTCCTGACACGGACAAAATGCCTGTTATTTTTCCAGGCCTCATTTGCTGCCAAGAGGGAGAGCAAGCTTGTTCTTGAATAGTCTTCCTTGGGTAAGTTGAGCAATTTAATAATTTGTTCATTGTTCCATTTGACTTTACCCAGCAATAATTGATGATCATTGGATTTTTTAATGCCGGTTTGAAGTGATTGGAGAGAATTTAAATTTTCATCTACATTGAGTCCAACAGCACTCACAACGCCAATGCCCGTCACATATATTTTCATTTTACTTTTTGCCGTTCCTGATGATATAGTCAGCCATGGTATTGATGGATTTTAGCACCTTTCGTCCTGTTTCCTCATCCGGAATTTTAACTCCGTGGTATCTTTCCATTATAACAACCAGTTCCAGTGCATCAATGGAGTCAAGTCCAAGACCTTCGACAAAGAGTGGAGCATCGTCTTCAATATCTTCCGGCTGTAAATCTTCAATATTTAACTCCTCAATAATTTTTTTCTTTAGATCGTATTTTAATGTATTAATATTCATGTGATATAATAGAATTATTATTAGATTCCAACTAGTTTCATTTCACATTCCAGCAGCAATTCTTGACCTAGATAGCTTTCCCCTTTTATTAAAAACATGCTTCCAAATTGCTGGATTGGAGTTACATGTGTTTGGATGGTATCATTTAGTTTTGCTAATTTATGTAACTTTAGTTTTGAGATGGCCCCAATAAAGCCGTCCAAGGGTTTAGATTGTATTTCAATACCAATAAAGCACAAACCAGCGGCACTGCTTTGTGCTATATTTTCAATTAGTGCATATTCACTGAGCGTATTATCCAAAAGAAAAATGTTGTTTTGTCGGATGGTGAAATCAGTAATAATTTCTCCATCCATGCATTCTATTAAGTTGTCAATCATAATAAATGGTTCCCGTTGGGGAATATAATATTTAATATTTTCATTGCTGACTTGCATTAAGAGTATAATCCACCATTAATATTGATCACTTCTCCAGTTATGTAAGAAGCTTTTTCAGAACACAGAAAGCTAACCAGATGAGCTATTTCTTCTGGCTCTCCGACTCTTCCGGCGGGAATTATTTTTAAATAATTTTCCACATTGATGCTTTTGATCATATCAGTATTGATTAGCCCTGGAGCAACAGCATTGACTGTAATTCCCATTTTGGCCACTTCCTGTGCGAGGGCTTTGGTGGCTCCAATCATTCCCGCTTTCGCGGCCGAGTAATTTGTTTGACCTGGAGTTCCTTTTAAGCCTGAAATGGATACAATATTGATGATTTTTCCGGTTTTATAGTGTAGCATCTTTCGCATCACATTTTGCGTAAGGTTAAACATTCCTTTAAGAGATACCTCAATAACCTCATCCCAATTGATCTCCGACATAAAAATGAAAAGACCATCTTTTGTAATTCCTGCATTATTAACAAGCACGTGAATAAATTTATCAGGATTTGAAGTTTGCCAATCTGAAATGACCTGATCTACTTCATCCTTGTTCTGCACTTTAAATTTTAAGACTTCTGCGCTACCGCCACATTCTTTGATCATATTGCAGGTTTCATTAGCAGATTTTATGTCTGTCGAGTAGTTAATCAGAGTATGGAGTCCATGGTCCAGAGCAATTTGTTTGGCGATGGCTCTGCCTATGCCTTTTGATCCGCCGGTAATCAGTGCACATTTCATTTGGATTTAGTCTTTTCTTTCTTAAGAAATCTATTTAAACTTCTAATTCCACGAATGCAAAGCATTATAAGTAGTGCTCCAAGAATGAGCCAAGCCAAACCTAGTACCATTCCTGATACTAATAATGATATTCCATAAATAGTTAAGCATATTCCTGCGCATATCAAAACTACTAAATATATAATCCCAAGAATAGCAAATAATGTCAAAATCACTGCAGCTTTTTTCCTCGCAATTTGATCAGTTTCGAGTGTATTTTGACCTTTGAGTTCATCGGAATAACTTGAATGCAGTTGCGTTGTTATGGCATTGTCAACGGAGTAGAGTATTTTTGTACCAGTAGAATTTGGAAATTTGACCGTAAATTGGTTGCCAAATGAAGTAACTATTATGGTGGAAGATATGATGATTGCCAAATAACCTGCTCTCTGCCGGTTTAAAACTTTGGGTAAGGTGAATTGATTGCTATTGTATAAAAATGGGACCAAGAGGAAACCCAGTGCAGCTAATATTCCGAATAGAATGTTGTTGACATTTGTCAACTCATACCCCAATTCTCTTAAATTGTGGCCGGTGATAAAAGCGATCAGAATAAGTGGTATTTGGAGTAGCGCTATAAATAATTGTGCTTTTTTAGGATTTGTTTTTGCCCAGCGAGTTAGTTTGGTAGCCCTGCTTTTATTCATCCTAAGCATTCCAAAGGTAGTAAGGGCCATTAACACAGCAGCCAGATAGATTAAACGATTGCCGTTTCTGTACTTTTTATGTTCTATAGTATGGATTGAGATTCTTTTTTTTGTACTTTCAGCTCTTTTACCGAGATAAATGGATTCTGTTTTTTTCTTAAGATGGGAGCTCTGTTTCTTGGTAGGTGGAATTGGTAAAGTTTCTTTGGTTGTATAAAAATTTTGAGTTTCGACCTTTTTAAAATCTTCTTTATTTGAAGATTGAATGACCTGATTGTTTTCGGAATTTATAGGTAATCCTCCATTTTTTTCGTTTTGAATGTGTGCTGTCATCACATGGGTACTTTCATTGATAGGATTGTATTGCCCCATGCCATAAGGGTTTTTCTCGATTGTACAGGAATAAAATTTTTTCCTTGGAGTACAAGAGTTTAGGGTCAGAATCAGAATAATAATGACATATGTTTTCATATGGTTTAATTTTAAAGGTTTAGTTTATTGAAAGCTTTTTTTCAAGGTTTGAAATCCAATGGATTTTATCCTGGCAATCAGAAGATGAAAAGAGTTTTTCAATTTCTAAAATTGGAATTCCACAAACAACTTCACAGGCCATTACAACAGAGGGAATGACAGTTTCAGATTTAATCCGACTATAGGCTGCTATGGCAATACCTGCGCTTAAAGATACAATATAATTGCCAGATTGATTGGTCAATTCTTTGAGGATCGATTTTTCCGTTCCCCCAACATATCCACAAGCAATACCCACTCCTCTCCATAAATCAGAATGTCGAGATTCTGTAAAAAGGGAGATTTTGGCATTTAGAATTTGCAAATTTCCCTTTGAAATATGCCATAATCGCCTTCCAATCCCCTGGTCGTATCCTTTTAGCTGAATGCCTTTAATTTCTTCAGGAATACAAGCGTTTTGAATGAACTTACGTTCTTTGAAAAGGGAATGGTAGTAGCCATAGCCGTCAAGAACCATTTGTTGGCTGTGCAAAGGTAAATCAAGAGTAAACAAGTCGGGTGGTGTATTTGATTTGGCCAATGCCCATCCCAGTCCAATTTGCATATGAAAAGGATGAAGTTGGCATTTTTTCAGGTAAAATTCGCTGTAATTCTTAAGAGCTAATCCGGCTTTCAGATCTTGGTATGCGATTTCAGAGGAAGCACTTTCATAAGACAGAGAATGGAAATCGTGATGATCCTCGTCCAAAAAATTAATTATGTCAATAAGGGTGGCATACTTGTTTATATGATAAGCCACCATCAGAAATAAATTCTGGATGTACTCAATGTTTTGGGCGATATTTTGAGTATTATGGTTCAATTTTTAATTTTTCAGGAACAAGCCACATTTTTTCAATATCTGATTTAATTTGTTCATGTATTTCAAATGCATTTGGATGATTGGCTTTTTGATATAATGATTCAACGGAATCGCTTAGCGACATTTCGTAAGGATTTACTCTTAAATCAGCAGGAGTTTGGTTAATTTGAAAGCACAGCTTTCTAAAAATTTCTGAAGCTAGCCTTTCAAGTTGGTTGACATTGGATTCTAGCTTTTCGATTAATCTGTCTTCGGTGTATTTTAAATGAAGATCCAATTGTAATTTTCTTAGAAAATTTAATTCGAATAGGTTTCCATGAAAATTTGCATATTGATTCTGCTCAAATCCACTCCAGTCCTTAAATAGCATTTGCATTTTTTCATTTAATTTATTAAATCGTTTGCCTATGCTTTTGGATGAGGAAGAATATTCTTTAAGAATGGCAATATTCGTGTACCCGTCATTTACAAACAGAACAGCCGGTACAGACCAATAAGTTGCCCAATCCCAGATTATTTTCATTAACATGATTTGACTATTGCCGAAAAGTCCGTATTTGTTTTGATAAATCAAAGTCCACCCGTCAAATAGTTCATTTATCGTGAGTTCATAGATCATTGAGCGCAATGTGATGTCCTCTCCTCTTAACTCACGAAGAATTAAATCTGCGGTCCAGGTGTTCCCAAGAGCAATGAAATCTGAACCGGGAGAATAAAAGGGATCCATAAAGGCTCCGGCCTCACCGGTAATGGC
This window of the Saprospiraceae bacterium genome carries:
- a CDS encoding acyl carrier protein, producing the protein MNINTLKYDLKKKIIEELNIEDLQPEDIEDDAPLFVEGLGLDSIDALELVVIMERYHGVKIPDEETGRKVLKSINTMADYIIRNGKK
- the fabG gene encoding 3-oxoacyl-ACP reductase FabG; the protein is MKCALITGGSKGIGRAIAKQIALDHGLHTLINYSTDIKSANETCNMIKECGGSAEVLKFKVQNKDEVDQVISDWQTSNPDKFIHVLVNNAGITKDGLFIFMSEINWDEVIEVSLKGMFNLTQNVMRKMLHYKTGKIINIVSISGLKGTPGQTNYSAAKAGMIGATKALAQEVAKMGITVNAVAPGLINTDMIKSINVENYLKIIPAGRVGEPEEIAHLVSFLCSEKASYITGEVININGGLYS
- a CDS encoding beta-ketoacyl-[acyl-carrier-protein] synthase family protein, coding for MKIYVTGIGVVSAVGLNVDENLNSLQSLQTGIKKSNDHQLLLGKVKWNNEQIIKLLNLPKEDYSRTSLLSLLAANEAWKNNRHFVRVRTGLISATSVGGLDKMEEYYIQSKKYNQSDSYTKQIFENGGTTEKVARELGISGYIGTISTACSSGANSIMLGARMVEGKKLDRVIVGGCDPLTLFNINGFNSLKIYDESICKPFDENRKGLNLGEGAAFLVIENEHSVSVTGNTPLCILSGWNNSTDAYHQTASSPNGQGAVLSMSKALIKAKITPEKINYINAHGTGTENNDLSESMAIKAVFEDNIPPFSSTKGFTGHTLAAAGAIEAVYSVLALNTQVIPPNLHYTTPMKETGMAPCSIFQNHANIEHVLSNSFGFGGNCTSLIFSKI
- a CDS encoding beta-ketoacyl synthase chain length factor, producing MYILSASTISHQPSFRNKGFSALIKELDHSSVLLHPDYSEFISPMERRRMSNVLKMSVACAIDCLLSSEKQQPEAIIIGTSMGCCTHTKQFLEKIINAEGGPLSPTSFISSTHNTIAGQLSLILGNNSYNMTHTQNNVSFEQALMDAALYISEGSSTALVGAADEIEANLYNIEKRLDLNDCLSTSGASFFILANKSNAPSDTRIVDVASFVLNNSILNPISDFLRNNDCSPESIDLVLYSNSKENTIVGVNSLFEKSKLMDFQKFSGVYLTNSGFALSYAVDILSQQKYPMIKRILICNNLIPENLGLILLESIDS
- a CDS encoding iron-sulfur cluster assembly accessory protein — its product is MIHVADSALEKINQIRLSENLDMQHFIRVSVTSGGCSGLSYNMEFDDTIQPNDQIFEDKGVKVVTDLKSFLYLFDSTLEFSGGLDGKGFYFTNPNASRTCGCGESFSV
- the iscU gene encoding Fe-S cluster assembly scaffold IscU, encoding MAYSEKVLNHFKNPKNVGTLDKNDPNVGTGLVGAPECGDVMRLQIKVNPETHTIEDAKFKTFGCGSAIASSSLATEWLKGKSLEDALKIDNMEIVEELALPPVKIHCSVLAEDAIKSAIKDYQSKH
- a CDS encoding IscS subfamily cysteine desulfurase, translated to MRKVYLDHNATTPCDPRVVDAMLPYFTEHFGNAASRSHPFGWEAEDAVDQARAQVADLIGADEKEIIFTSGATESDNLAIKGVFEMYSRKGNHIITLKTEHKAVLDTCKSLEKKGAQVTYLEVESDGLVDLEKLEKAIQKNTILVSVMWANNETGVIQPMKAIGEICARHGILFMSDATQAVGKIPINPRENGVHLMAFSAHKMYGPKGVGALYVSRKEPRVKVTAQMDGGGHERGMRSGTLNVPGIVGFGKAAAIAKSEMIDEALRLSKLRDKLEAGFKNKLEEVYVNGNTEHRMPHVTNISFKHVEGEGLMMTFNQDIALSSGSACTSASLEPSYVLVALGLGDDLAHSSLRFSLGRFTTEEDVDFALESIVKGVNHMRDLSPIWEMYKEGVDLNSVVWSSH
- a CDS encoding DUF1702 family protein, with product MNHNTQNIAQNIEYIQNLFLMVAYHINKYATLIDIINFLDEDHHDFHSLSYESASSEIAYQDLKAGLALKNYSEFYLKKCQLHPFHMQIGLGWALAKSNTPPDLFTLDLPLHSQQMVLDGYGYYHSLFKERKFIQNACIPEEIKGIQLKGYDQGIGRRLWHISKGNLQILNAKISLFTESRHSDLWRGVGIACGYVGGTEKSILKELTNQSGNYIVSLSAGIAIAAYSRIKSETVIPSVVMACEVVCGIPILEIEKLFSSSDCQDKIHWISNLEKKLSIN